In Verrucomicrobiota bacterium, the genomic window AATCAGGGCGGCGAGCAAAGCGATGATCCCAATGACCACAAGCAACTCGATCATGGAGAAACCCGATTCCGGGCGAGGCCCATCCCATCGCTTGGGATTCCACCGAGACATGAGCCCATTGGAGCCATGGCCCCAAGCAGAGTCGAGACCAAATCCAGTCGTTCCGATTCTGGGGAGCGCGACTGGGCCGTCCTTCGACCCGCCGCCGCACATTGAACAATCTGGAGTCTTCCGACCTGTCCGAGCGCTGCGGCTGGTCTTCGACACAGACGCGCTCCCGAGAATGAGAACGACTGCTCAATCCATTCCCTCGATTACGGCGAAGGAGCCCTGCGTGCGACTTACTTTCCAGGCCAGAAATCCATGACGAAGACGTCCTCGAGCACGGGGCCGAGTTTGGCTCCGAACTCTTTGTGGGCGGCGTGGATCAGGTAATCGTCGCGATCTTTGTCGGAAGCGAAGGTGAGGATGAAGGTGTGGGTAAAGCCTTTGTCGTGTTTTTCAGGGCTGACATTGGTGCCCCACTTGAATCCGTCGATTTGGGAGATTTGCTTTTTGAGACCTTTGAAGTCCTTGACGACCTGGTCGATCTGCTCGGGCGTGGCCGATTTCTTGAATTTGAAGCTGACCACGTGCTGGAGCTTTCCGGGTTTGCTGCTGCCCTTCTTCTTTTCGGCGTCCGCGGCGAGCAGGGATAGGCTCATGCCGGTGGCGAGGAGGAGAAACAAAGCGCGCTGGAGGAAGGTTCTCATGAGGGCGCGAGGCTGGCGCGGAACCTGGTTTTGGGCAATCGGAAATGTAAGGCGACCCCGTTGTGCAAAACCTCGCTT contains:
- a CDS encoding Dabb family protein, with product MRTFLQRALFLLLATGMSLSLLAADAEKKKGSSKPGKLQHVVSFKFKKSATPEQIDQVVKDFKGLKKQISQIDGFKWGTNVSPEKHDKGFTHTFILTFASDKDRDDYLIHAAHKEFGAKLGPVLEDVFVMDFWPGK